One Gemmatimonadota bacterium DNA segment encodes these proteins:
- the hpaD gene encoding 3,4-dihydroxyphenylacetate 2,3-dioxygenase, protein MALPAANPSPPFNIVRASHAEWGVTDLDYARDFYIDLLGYVCEDDAGDRLFLRGMEERNHHSLILTKADEPVVHRIAFKVAGDADLDRAEAFYDDAGCRTAFVDRYAQGRTLHVDDPFGIPLEFYHEMERRDLLLQEYHRYRGAHIQRIDHFNLFSHDVNGMTAFYAESLGFRPTEVTVADIGDEDSDLWATWLHRRGGVHDIAFTNGLGPRLHHIGVYVPTAMDIIHFCDRLASSEHRDAFERGPGRHGISNAFFLYLFDRDGHRIELFTGDYVTVDPDHPARVWDLKDTRRQTLWGQAAPRSWFEHGTRFNEVEPVPSRLEAAPVIAPE, encoded by the coding sequence GTGGCCCTTCCCGCAGCGAATCCTTCCCCGCCCTTCAATATCGTCCGCGCCAGCCATGCGGAGTGGGGGGTGACGGACCTGGACTACGCCCGCGACTTCTATATCGACCTGCTGGGGTACGTCTGCGAGGACGACGCGGGGGACAGGCTCTTCCTGCGCGGCATGGAGGAAAGGAACCACCATTCGCTGATCCTGACGAAGGCGGACGAACCGGTCGTGCACCGCATCGCCTTCAAGGTCGCCGGAGACGCCGACCTGGACCGGGCCGAAGCCTTCTATGACGACGCCGGTTGCCGGACGGCTTTCGTCGACCGGTACGCCCAGGGCCGTACGCTGCACGTGGACGATCCCTTCGGCATCCCCCTGGAGTTCTACCACGAGATGGAGCGCCGGGACCTGCTGCTGCAGGAGTACCACCGTTACCGCGGCGCTCACATCCAGCGCATCGACCATTTCAACCTGTTCTCCCATGACGTGAACGGGATGACGGCCTTCTACGCCGAATCGCTGGGATTCCGGCCGACGGAGGTGACCGTGGCCGACATCGGGGACGAGGACTCCGACCTCTGGGCTACCTGGCTGCACCGCCGGGGCGGCGTCCACGACATCGCCTTCACCAACGGCCTGGGGCCGCGCCTGCATCACATCGGCGTCTACGTACCCACGGCCATGGACATCATCCACTTCTGCGACCGGCTGGCCAGTTCGGAACACCGCGACGCCTTCGAGCGGGGACCGGGGCGCCACGGCATCTCGAACGCCTTCTTCCTGTACCTCTTCGACCGGGACGGCCACCGGATCGAGCTGTTCACGGGAGACTACGTCACCGTCGACCCGGATCATCCCGCACGGGTCTGGGACCTGAAGGACACCCGGCGCCAGACCCTGTGGGGGCAGGCCGCCCCGCGGTCCTGGTTCGAGCACGGCACCCGATTTAACGAAGTCGAACCCGTCCCTTCGCGACTTGAAGCCGCACCGGTCATTGCGCCGGAATGA
- a CDS encoding amino acid permease: MSHTHDDELVEEILPAGQPRLLRVLSAKTGTAVIIGAIIGSGIFMVPSTVASQVGSPALSLFVWIIGGVLALAGALCYAELGAAIPRSGGTYAFLRRAYNTDLVAFLFGWAFLFIIITGAMGAVATVFARYASGLFAIEDLWTERWLAVGCILFLTVVNCLGVKIGGSVQNVFAFIKVGAVLAVILLGFSMATGTEVAWTPLVQEKAGTALLGGLSLAILGALFAYNGWFFVTFIATEIKDPARSIPRAIFAALAIVATVYILANVVYLTVLSFEELQASRRPAADTLQALVGPSGAMAISAAIMLTTFGTVNAQLMVAPRVYHAMANHEIFFRVCQYVHPRFRTPVVSIVMQGLWASVFALTGTFVEIVSFAMFYTYVFLTLAVVGLMILRRKEPDLHRPYRVWGYPVTPVLFLVIAAGVLANALIGDFTRPLLGLVILAIGLPFYFYWKRQQRTNRAAGSTTDPVADSTAGSTAME, encoded by the coding sequence ATGTCCCATACCCATGACGACGAACTCGTAGAGGAGATATTGCCGGCGGGTCAGCCCAGGCTGCTCCGGGTATTGAGTGCGAAGACCGGTACGGCGGTCATCATCGGCGCGATTATCGGATCGGGCATTTTCATGGTGCCGAGCACCGTGGCCTCGCAGGTCGGTTCGCCCGCGCTCAGCCTGTTCGTGTGGATCATCGGCGGCGTGCTGGCCCTGGCGGGCGCCCTGTGCTACGCGGAACTCGGCGCGGCCATACCGCGCAGCGGGGGCACCTATGCCTTCCTCAGGCGGGCGTACAACACGGACCTGGTCGCCTTTCTTTTCGGATGGGCCTTTCTCTTCATCATCATCACAGGGGCCATGGGAGCGGTGGCCACCGTATTCGCCCGGTACGCCAGCGGCCTCTTCGCCATCGAAGACCTCTGGACCGAGCGGTGGCTGGCCGTGGGATGCATCCTCTTCCTGACCGTGGTCAACTGCCTGGGCGTCAAGATCGGCGGATCGGTTCAGAACGTATTCGCCTTCATCAAGGTCGGCGCCGTCCTGGCCGTCATCCTCCTCGGTTTTTCCATGGCCACGGGCACGGAAGTCGCCTGGACCCCACTCGTGCAGGAGAAGGCGGGGACCGCGCTACTCGGCGGCCTGAGCCTGGCGATCCTGGGGGCGCTGTTCGCCTACAACGGCTGGTTTTTCGTGACGTTCATAGCGACCGAGATCAAGGACCCGGCGCGGAGCATTCCGCGGGCGATTTTCGCCGCGCTGGCCATCGTGGCCACGGTCTATATCCTGGCCAACGTCGTCTACCTTACGGTCCTGTCCTTCGAAGAACTCCAGGCGTCCCGCCGGCCGGCGGCCGATACCCTCCAGGCCCTGGTGGGACCCTCGGGTGCGATGGCCATATCGGCGGCCATCATGCTGACGACTTTCGGTACGGTCAACGCCCAGCTGATGGTGGCGCCCAGGGTCTATCACGCCATGGCGAATCACGAGATTTTCTTCCGGGTGTGCCAGTATGTGCACCCCCGTTTCCGGACGCCGGTGGTTTCCATCGTGATGCAGGGGCTGTGGGCTTCGGTCTTCGCGCTGACCGGCACCTTCGTCGAGATCGTCAGTTTCGCCATGTTCTACACCTACGTATTCCTGACGCTGGCGGTGGTCGGCCTGATGATCCTGCGGAGGAAGGAACCGGACCTGCACCGGCCGTACCGGGTGTGGGGGTATCCCGTGACCCCCGTACTTTTCCTCGTGATCGCCGCGGGCGTGCTGGCCAATGCCCTGATCGGCGACTTTACGCGCCCGCTGCTGGGCCTCGTCATCCTGGCCATCGGCCTGCCCTTCTACTTCTACTGGAAACGGCAGCAGCGGACGAACCGGGCGGCCGGATCGACGACCGACCCGGTGGCCGACTCGACGGCCGGCTCGACCGCCATGGAGTAA
- a CDS encoding sulfatase-like hydrolase/transferase, with translation MSRPHVIYILSDEHAGQAMGYAGDPNLRTPNMDRMAAEGVSFMRARANCPVCTPSRGTIFSGRHAHAGPVQGFHDVYKPAAPSTAILLREAGYHTAYFGKWHCGTVRDQIPPEVRRDPDYYDLEAAPRTPEFHRGGFQDWYGFEMNNAPFKGFYYREGDVDPTRMPGYQTDALTDMAIAYLDNFGRDQPLFLVLSVEPPHWPLEVPDAYMRFDPASLRTRPNFGGQADLRERLAAYYAMIENLDGNIGRLLDAVGGMDGFRDNTVTVYFSDHGDFMGSHGQMEDKGHPHEESVRVPAVFHAPGVLEPQGARPDLFSLVDMAPTTLGLAGVPVPVHMQGADFSPACRGADFDGPGEVLLEMVGAPRVHFDYADWRGLVTDRWKYAFYETGHEVLFDLWEDPYETRNLADADPARLADMRTRLLSLLEATREPYFDVIVQHGVRPEGPALNISRRRREGIAPSWDDLISNA, from the coding sequence ATGTCCCGACCGCACGTCATCTACATCCTGTCCGACGAACACGCGGGCCAGGCCATGGGCTACGCCGGGGATCCCAACCTGCGGACCCCTAACATGGACCGCATGGCCGCGGAGGGTGTGAGTTTCATGCGCGCCCGGGCCAACTGCCCCGTGTGCACGCCCTCGCGGGGCACCATATTCTCGGGCCGGCACGCCCACGCCGGACCGGTGCAGGGGTTTCACGACGTGTACAAGCCGGCGGCGCCGAGCACGGCTATCTTGCTTCGCGAAGCCGGCTACCATACCGCCTATTTCGGCAAGTGGCACTGCGGGACGGTGCGCGACCAGATCCCTCCTGAAGTGCGTCGCGACCCGGATTATTACGACCTGGAAGCGGCGCCGCGCACGCCGGAATTTCACCGGGGCGGTTTCCAGGACTGGTACGGATTCGAGATGAACAACGCGCCGTTCAAGGGGTTCTACTACCGGGAAGGCGACGTGGACCCCACGCGCATGCCGGGCTACCAGACCGACGCATTGACCGACATGGCCATCGCGTACCTGGACAACTTCGGCCGGGACCAGCCGCTCTTTCTCGTCCTCAGCGTGGAACCGCCCCACTGGCCGCTCGAAGTGCCGGACGCCTACATGCGGTTCGATCCCGCGTCCCTGAGGACCCGTCCGAATTTCGGCGGTCAAGCCGATCTGAGGGAACGGCTGGCCGCCTACTACGCCATGATCGAGAACCTGGACGGGAACATCGGCCGCCTGCTCGACGCGGTGGGCGGCATGGACGGTTTCCGGGACAACACGGTGACGGTGTACTTCTCCGATCACGGCGACTTCATGGGAAGCCACGGCCAGATGGAGGACAAGGGACATCCCCACGAAGAGTCCGTACGGGTACCCGCGGTCTTTCACGCCCCGGGGGTCCTCGAGCCGCAGGGCGCTCGGCCGGACCTGTTCAGCCTGGTGGACATGGCGCCCACGACCCTCGGACTGGCCGGGGTGCCCGTGCCGGTGCACATGCAGGGCGCCGACTTCTCACCTGCCTGCAGGGGCGCGGATTTCGACGGGCCCGGGGAAGTACTGCTCGAAATGGTGGGAGCGCCCAGGGTGCACTTCGACTACGCGGACTGGCGCGGACTGGTCACGGACCGTTGGAAGTACGCCTTCTACGAGACCGGTCACGAAGTGCTCTTCGACCTGTGGGAAGACCCGTACGAAACGCGTAACCTGGCGGACGCGGATCCGGCCCGGTTGGCGGACATGCGGACGCGTCTGCTAAGCCTGCTGGAAGCCACGCGGGAACCCTATTTCGACGTGATCGTCCAGCATGGCGTCCGTCCCGAAGGCCCGGCCCTGAACATTTCCCGACGGCGGCGGGAGGGCATCGCGCCATCGTGGGACGACCTGATAAGCAACGCCTGA
- a CDS encoding phytanoyl-CoA dioxygenase family protein, which translates to MLEQFRRDGYILVPGVFGDEEMDAALEAMERNFYGKSYASWLGDFERGEQGSVGDGFTTKQDEVVGRSQFPVGDPALDRLIENERYLDLFELFLDDRPSYCNAHLFMRTGPVDERYPDESWSGYHVDHNTNCVLPPSKDAARFSYINSGVYLHDVEDDGAPMLLVPGSHTRAAEVFAEGWDTGNMASVSHVRDIRKAGLRDPVPAVGKKGTAAFYSSYLLHSAQPFQDMKKQRAFWTLSMCRRDADRWTRFSNPFIYGEREYMMPFITSTTPRVRSLFGWPEPGHPYYTEQTLGLLARAFPGIDLDPYRQALHPTSCP; encoded by the coding sequence ATGCTGGAACAGTTTCGGCGCGACGGCTACATCCTGGTGCCCGGCGTCTTCGGAGACGAGGAAATGGACGCCGCGCTGGAGGCCATGGAGCGGAATTTCTACGGCAAATCCTACGCGTCCTGGCTCGGGGACTTCGAACGGGGCGAACAGGGATCCGTGGGAGACGGGTTCACCACGAAGCAGGACGAAGTGGTGGGACGGTCCCAGTTTCCGGTGGGCGATCCGGCGCTCGACCGTCTCATCGAGAACGAACGCTACCTTGATCTATTCGAGCTGTTCCTGGACGACCGGCCCAGTTATTGCAACGCCCACCTGTTCATGCGCACCGGACCGGTGGACGAGCGGTATCCCGATGAATCCTGGAGCGGATACCACGTCGACCACAACACGAACTGCGTCCTTCCCCCATCCAAGGACGCCGCGCGATTCTCCTACATCAACTCCGGCGTGTATCTCCATGACGTCGAAGACGACGGCGCGCCCATGCTGCTCGTACCGGGGTCGCACACACGGGCGGCCGAGGTCTTTGCCGAGGGATGGGACACCGGCAACATGGCGAGCGTCAGCCACGTCCGGGACATCCGCAAGGCCGGCCTGCGGGATCCGGTCCCGGCCGTGGGCAAGAAGGGAACAGCGGCCTTCTATTCGTCCTACCTGCTCCATTCGGCGCAACCCTTTCAGGACATGAAAAAGCAGCGGGCCTTCTGGACCCTTTCCATGTGCCGCCGCGACGCCGACCGGTGGACCCGATTTTCGAATCCATTCATCTACGGCGAGCGGGAATACATGATGCCCTTCATAACGTCTACGACCCCGCGCGTTCGATCGTTGTTCGGGTGGCCCGAGCCCGGTCATCCCTACTACACGGAACAGACCCTGGGCCTCCTCGCGCGGGCCTTCCCGGGTATCGACCTGGACCCCTATCGCCAGGCATTGCACCCGACATCATGCCCTTGA